A stretch of the Enterobacter mori genome encodes the following:
- the pstB gene encoding phosphate ABC transporter ATP-binding protein PstB, whose amino-acid sequence MSMVDTAPGKIQVRDLNFYYGKFHALKNINLDIAKNQVTAFIGPSGCGKSTLLRTFNKMYSLYPEQRAEGEIILDGENILTQAQDIALLRAKVGMVFQKPTPFPMSIYDNIAFGVRLFEKLSRTDMDERVQWALTKAALWNETKDKLHQSGYSLSGGQQQRLCIARGIAIRPEVLLLDEPCSALDPISTGRIEELITELKQDYTVVIVTHNMQQAARCSDHTAFMYLGELIEFSDTDALFTRPAKKQTEDYITGRYG is encoded by the coding sequence ATGAGTATGGTTGATACTGCCCCGGGTAAGATTCAGGTTCGTGATTTGAACTTCTACTACGGCAAATTCCATGCCCTGAAGAACATCAACCTGGATATCGCGAAGAACCAGGTCACGGCATTTATCGGTCCATCCGGCTGTGGAAAATCCACGCTGCTGCGTACCTTTAACAAAATGTATTCGCTCTATCCGGAGCAGCGCGCTGAAGGTGAAATCATCCTGGACGGCGAAAACATTCTGACCCAGGCCCAGGATATCGCCTTGTTGCGTGCCAAAGTAGGCATGGTGTTCCAGAAACCAACGCCGTTCCCGATGTCGATTTATGACAACATCGCATTTGGCGTACGCCTGTTTGAAAAGCTCTCCCGTACCGATATGGACGAACGCGTACAGTGGGCGTTGACCAAGGCCGCATTATGGAACGAAACCAAAGATAAATTACACCAGAGCGGTTACTCTCTCTCCGGTGGTCAGCAGCAGCGTCTGTGCATTGCGCGCGGTATCGCCATTCGCCCGGAAGTGTTGCTGCTTGATGAGCCGTGTTCAGCGCTGGACCCGATCTCAACCGGTCGTATTGAAGAGCTCATCACCGAGCTGAAGCAGGATTACACCGTGGTTATCGTGACCCACAACATGCAACAGGCTGCGCGTTGTTCCGATCATACGGCGTTTATGTATCTGGGCGAGTTGATTGAGTTCAGCGATACGGACGCGCTGTTCACCAGGCCCGCGAAGAAACAAACCGAAGATTATATTACTGGCCGCTACGGTTGA
- the phoU gene encoding phosphate signaling complex protein PhoU, translated as MDNLNLNKHISGQFNAELESIRTQVMTMGGMVEQQLSDAITAMHNQDSELAKRVIEGDKNVNMMEVAIDEACVRIIAKRQPTASDLRLVMAIIKTIAELERIGDVADKICRTALEKFSQQHQPLLVSLESLGRHTVQMLHDVLDAFARMDLDEAVRIYREDKKVDQEYEGIVRQLMTYMMEDSRTIPSVLTALFCARSIERIGDRCQNICEYIFYFVKGQDFRHVGGDELDKLLAGKDPKE; from the coding sequence ATGGACAACCTCAATCTTAATAAACACATTTCCGGCCAGTTCAACGCAGAGCTGGAAAGCATTCGCACCCAGGTGATGACCATGGGCGGCATGGTCGAGCAGCAGCTTTCTGATGCAATTACGGCGATGCACAACCAGGACAGCGAGCTGGCAAAGCGCGTCATTGAAGGCGACAAAAACGTCAACATGATGGAAGTGGCTATCGACGAAGCCTGCGTACGCATTATCGCGAAACGCCAGCCGACGGCGAGCGATCTGCGTCTGGTGATGGCGATCATTAAAACTATCGCCGAGCTGGAGCGTATTGGTGACGTTGCGGATAAAATCTGCCGCACTGCGCTGGAGAAGTTCTCCCAACAGCACCAGCCGCTGCTGGTGAGCCTGGAGTCGCTGGGCCGCCACACCGTGCAGATGCTGCACGACGTGCTGGATGCCTTTGCGCGTATGGATCTGGACGAAGCGGTGCGTATCTACCGTGAAGACAAGAAAGTCGACCAGGAGTATGAAGGCATCGTGCGTCAGCTGATGACCTACATGATGGAAGATTCACGTACCATCCCAAGCGTGCTCACCGCGCTGTTCTGCGCGCGCTCTATCGAGCGTATCGGTGACCGCTGCCAGAATATTTGCGAATACATCTTCTACTTCGTGAAAGGTCAGGATTTCCGTCACGTGGGCGGCGACGAGCTGGACAAACTGCTGGCGGGTAAAGATCCGAAAGAGTGA